CCGACGGAGACGTCGGTAATTCCATAGGCGCATAGCCGAATCAGAGTTTGGCTTCCATAATCTCATGGAACGCCGACGTCCCCGTCGGCGACAGCAGCGATCAACATGGCCGATCGGTAAACCATCCTGCGGACAGGAACCGACGGGGACGTCGGTAATTCCATAGGCGCATAGCCGAATCAGAGTTTGGCTTCCATAATCTCATGGAACGCCGACGTCCTCGTCGGCGACAGCAGCGATCAACATGGCCGATCGGTAAACCATCCTGCGGACAGGAACCGACGGAGACGTCGGTAATTCCATAGGCGCATAGCCGAATCAGAATTCGGCTTCCATAATCTCATGGAACGCCATGCAAAAAGGCATTGGCATGTTTTGCTTGACACTGAGACAGTCCAATATTCACGTGCGCCAAAAGTATCAATTGGAGAACCAATGAACAAATCAAACCTAATGATAATCCTGTTTGCCCTGCTTGTTGTCATGCTTTCAGCGCAAAAAACCAGTTTCACCGAACCAAGGATCGAAAAGCGGGGCGAGTTTCACGTGATGGGACTGCAGCTCAAGGATTCTTTGGACGGGGCTAAGCTGACTCAATTATGGATAGATTATTACCGACTAAACGCCAAGATTCCTGAGCCTGTCTATGGAGTCGAATACGGCATCAAGTATTTTGGCAAGGATTTTGATCCCGCCACCATGAAAGGCTTTTACTATCTCGTGGGGTCTGAAGTGAAGTCCTTGGGAAAAACTCCCGAACCTCTGAATGCACACACCGTTCCTTCGGCAACCTATCTGGTCTTTGAACACCGAGGATCGATTGCGGATATCAATCACACCTACAGTCACATCTTCAATCATTGGTTTCCCAAAAGCAAATACAAGCCCGCTCCCCAGGATGTCTTCGAAAAGTACGATGCACGCTACAAGCTCGGTGCCGCAGATTCCTTGTTGGAGATCTGGGTGCCGATCAGTCTTTGATGTATTTCATTGAAGCCGGGCTGATGATCTCGTTATAGATACCATTCATTTCCGAATCGGTCAAAGTGCGTCTATACAAACCAACTTGGTCGATGAGTCCAAACATATACATATATTCGCTGACGCCCCCCGCTCCGAGATTGGGGATGTCCTTTCTACCGATTGAAAAGCCATGGGTACTTGGGATTGCGGGCAACGGCAGACTGGTAGTGGCAGTTCCTACCGGCAGACCGTTGATATAGGCTTTCAAAACTCCGTCGGCAAAAGTGAGCCCAAAGAAAATCCATTGATCCCGATTGTGGGGCCAACGTCCCAGGGGCGTGAAAGGAACCGAGACGGTCGCTTGTTGATAAGCGGTATTCACAGCCGAGAAATGGATGTTTCCACCACTGTACCATATCCCTCCGGTGGGTTTGTAGCAGAGATTTTGACCGGGATTGATTCCACTGGCTACATTTGTATCATAGGGATTCGAAGCCAGCCAGACGATGGTCGAAACAGATCTGCCTTCCCTGATCTTGGCAAATGAGATGAGCGAGAAATTGCTGCTCACAACCATGCTGGAATGACCTGCAAAATCTATCCAACCCCCGCCGGAGCCAAAGCTGGCACATTTCCATCCGTTCACTCCCTGTCCCATCGGGCGGGTGGTCACATCACCCCAAAACATACCATGATTGGCGTTTGGAGAAGTATCGATCACGTGGTTAAAGTTTGGTGAGGGGTTGAACTGGGGTTGATCCATCTCCAGGTAAAACGCGTTGGGTTTGCCGATCAGCGATGACATGGGGAAATTAAATGCTATCTCGGCCGGATAATAGATCTGAGCTCCATGCAAGTTTCCCCGAACATGAGTGATCGCCCGATACTGAGTTCCGCTGCCGGTGAAAATATACTGGATGCTGTCCAGCGTGCAGTTTCCGATCTGATAGTTTGTGAAACGCTGAGTCAGGTTTACGAGTGTTCCCGCCTGAGCCTGAATGCCCAAATCGACGCTGTTGCGCACTGCCGTTCGCAGCGCAAAATCGCTCACGCATTCGGATTCCTTCTCAATGAGTTGGATGATCTTCATCTGCGGCAGCTTCAAAATCCGGTTTTGCATCCTCAGCATGATGCCGCCATAGATGGTGCCCACCATCAGTGATATCAACAGAATTGCTCTGCCCATTTTATCCTCCCGCCAGGTAGGCATTCATGAAATAGCAACGCATTTGCAGCTTGGTATGCAGAGATTGCCTTCCCAAGGTTGGAGCGTTGTGCCGAAAGGTTAACCACAGATCGGCGGATCGCACCAGCGAAGGATCTGTGGTGATGGCGTCGTCTATATCATAGTATCGAAAGAAAAGCCGGTCCACCCAGAATATATAGCCCAGGTCGTTGAGCTGAGTACCGTTCTGGGTAACGATCAGCGCTTTTCCAAGGGGCGTGTCCACATTGGACAGAGTCAATACCAAGCGATTCTCAACTGTGCTGATCGTATTCCCCGCGTAGTCCCATTTGGTTTTGAATTCCAGCCGGTTCGTATCCGCGACAACGACGGTATTTTCCGGCAAAAAACCGATTCCCGCCAAGGCGACGATTCCGTTTAGCCGCGTCGAAGCCGTTCGCATGTGCTCCACCATGCCTGCCATGTAGATAGCGGAATTGGTGGTGTCGCTCAGTTGATACTGAAAGCTGAACATCATCAGGATCAGCATGCTGCCGATCACCATTGCCCCCAAGATGTCGATCAATATGCTCATCAGAGGCTCAGATGGGTCTTTGTATAGAGACGGCTCATGGTAAGCGGATGTCGCATGCCGGCAGAGGGAGAGACCAAAACCGAGACTCGGGTAAAAACATTCC
This genomic interval from Candidatus Cloacimonadaceae bacterium contains the following:
- a CDS encoding GyrI-like domain-containing protein produces the protein MNKSNLMIILFALLVVMLSAQKTSFTEPRIEKRGEFHVMGLQLKDSLDGAKLTQLWIDYYRLNAKIPEPVYGVEYGIKYFGKDFDPATMKGFYYLVGSEVKSLGKTPEPLNAHTVPSATYLVFEHRGSIADINHTYSHIFNHWFPKSKYKPAPQDVFEKYDARYKLGAADSLLEIWVPISL
- a CDS encoding LamG-like jellyroll fold domain-containing protein translates to MGRAILLISLMVGTIYGGIMLRMQNRILKLPQMKIIQLIEKESECVSDFALRTAVRNSVDLGIQAQAGTLVNLTQRFTNYQIGNCTLDSIQYIFTGSGTQYRAITHVRGNLHGAQIYYPAEIAFNFPMSSLIGKPNAFYLEMDQPQFNPSPNFNHVIDTSPNANHGMFWGDVTTRPMGQGVNGWKCASFGSGGGWIDFAGHSSMVVSSNFSLISFAKIREGRSVSTIVWLASNPYDTNVASGINPGQNLCYKPTGGIWYSGGNIHFSAVNTAYQQATVSVPFTPLGRWPHNRDQWIFFGLTFADGVLKAYINGLPVGTATTSLPLPAIPSTHGFSIGRKDIPNLGAGGVSEYMYMFGLIDQVGLYRRTLTDSEMNGIYNEIISPASMKYIKD